A genome region from Kineosporia corallincola includes the following:
- the ychF gene encoding redox-regulated ATPase YchF encodes MALTIGIVGLPNVGKSTLFNALTKAEVLAANYPFATIEPNVGVVPLPDERLGKLAGVFGSEKLIPATVSFVDIAGIVKGASEGEGLGNKFLANIREADAICQVVRAFVDDDVIHVAGRVDPADDIEVIHTELMLADLQTLEKTIPRLEKEVKGKKADKAVLDAAVAAQKLLEDGTTLAQGAAKAGIDMDQLRELSLMTSKPFIYVFNVDEDGLTDEALQTKMRDLVAPADAIFLNAKLESELVELEAEEAAELLASVGQEESGMDQLARVGFHTLGLQTYLTAGPKESRAWTIHQGWTAPQAAGVIHTDFQRGFIKAEIVSFDDLIEAGSMAEAKAKGRVRMEGKEYIMQDGDVVEFRFNV; translated from the coding sequence GTGGCACTCACCATCGGCATCGTCGGTCTCCCGAACGTCGGCAAGTCGACGCTCTTCAACGCGCTCACCAAGGCGGAGGTGCTCGCGGCGAACTATCCGTTCGCCACGATCGAGCCCAACGTCGGGGTGGTCCCGCTGCCCGACGAGCGGCTCGGCAAGCTGGCCGGGGTGTTCGGCAGCGAGAAGCTGATCCCGGCCACGGTGTCGTTCGTCGACATCGCGGGCATCGTCAAGGGCGCCAGCGAGGGCGAGGGGCTGGGCAACAAGTTCCTCGCCAACATCCGTGAGGCCGACGCGATCTGCCAGGTGGTGCGGGCTTTCGTCGACGATGACGTGATCCATGTCGCGGGCCGGGTCGACCCCGCCGACGACATCGAGGTGATCCACACCGAGCTGATGCTGGCCGACCTCCAGACCCTGGAGAAGACCATCCCCCGCCTCGAGAAAGAGGTGAAGGGGAAGAAGGCCGACAAGGCGGTGCTCGACGCGGCGGTGGCCGCGCAGAAGCTGCTCGAAGACGGCACCACGCTGGCGCAGGGCGCCGCGAAGGCCGGCATCGACATGGACCAGTTGCGTGAGCTGAGCCTGATGACCAGCAAGCCGTTCATCTACGTGTTCAACGTGGACGAGGACGGGCTGACCGACGAGGCGCTCCAGACCAAGATGCGTGACCTGGTGGCCCCCGCCGACGCGATCTTCCTGAACGCCAAGCTGGAGTCCGAGCTGGTCGAGCTGGAGGCCGAAGAGGCCGCCGAGCTGCTGGCCAGCGTCGGCCAGGAGGAGTCCGGCATGGACCAGCTGGCCCGCGTCGGCTTCCACACCCTGGGCCTCCAGACCTACCTCACCGCCGGCCCCAAGGAGTCCCGTGCCTGGACCATCCACCAGGGCTGGACCGCTCCGCAGGCGGCCGGCGTCATCCACACCGACTTCCAGCGCGGCTTCATCAAGGCCGAGATCGTCAGCTTCGATGACCTGATCGAGGCCGGCTCGATGGCCGAGGCCAAGGCCAAGGGCCGGGTGCGCATGGAGGGCAAGGAATACATCATGCAGGACGGCGACGTGGTCGAGTTCCGGTTCAACGTGTAG
- a CDS encoding DNA recombination protein RmuC — translation MTTAVGFLLGLLLGLALAAFGAAAVFRPLVRARQAALEAERDLLRERITDLEAAAGQDHELVATLSPLASTLQRVEKQVQTLERDRVEQYSRLDEHLNAVQSSGEALRAQTAALAGALRSPTSRGAWGEVQLRRVVEHAGMLARVDFLTQASGTTPDGAGVRPDLLVNLPGGKYVVVDAKAPLAAFLEASEKGEAALSAAAGAHARALRAHVDSLAAKEYWLAFQPTPQLVVCFVPGEAFLAAACTADPSLLEHAMARRVVLATPTTLLALLRTVALTWQSEAVSGSARQLLEIGTELYRRLAGLGDHAGKLGRDLHRVIEDYNALVGTLERRVFVTARKMQDLDLVDHDLPALTPLESSPRPLTADELITGPPRPTEPTVQLQPDQADALDPGHRAAR, via the coding sequence ATGACGACGGCGGTGGGGTTCCTGCTCGGCCTGCTCCTGGGCCTGGCGCTGGCCGCGTTCGGCGCGGCGGCGGTGTTCCGGCCGCTGGTCCGCGCCCGGCAGGCCGCCCTGGAGGCCGAACGCGACCTGCTGCGCGAGCGGATCACCGATCTGGAGGCCGCGGCCGGGCAGGACCACGAGCTGGTCGCCACGCTGTCCCCGCTGGCCTCCACCCTGCAACGGGTCGAGAAACAGGTGCAGACGCTCGAGCGTGACCGGGTCGAGCAGTACTCCCGGCTCGACGAGCACCTGAACGCCGTGCAGTCCTCCGGCGAGGCGCTGCGGGCCCAGACCGCGGCGTTGGCCGGGGCGCTGCGCTCCCCCACCTCCCGGGGGGCCTGGGGTGAGGTGCAGCTACGCCGGGTGGTCGAGCACGCCGGCATGCTGGCCCGGGTCGACTTCCTCACCCAGGCCTCGGGCACCACGCCCGACGGCGCCGGGGTGCGTCCCGATCTGCTGGTCAACCTGCCCGGCGGCAAATACGTGGTGGTCGACGCCAAGGCCCCGCTCGCGGCCTTCCTCGAGGCCAGCGAGAAGGGCGAGGCGGCGTTGTCGGCGGCGGCCGGGGCGCACGCCAGGGCGCTGCGGGCGCACGTCGACTCGCTGGCGGCCAAGGAGTACTGGCTGGCCTTTCAGCCGACCCCACAACTGGTGGTGTGTTTCGTTCCGGGAGAGGCGTTCCTGGCCGCGGCCTGCACCGCCGACCCCAGCCTGCTGGAACACGCGATGGCCCGGCGCGTGGTGCTGGCCACCCCCACCACGCTGCTGGCGCTGCTGCGCACCGTCGCGCTCACCTGGCAGTCCGAGGCGGTCAGCGGCAGCGCCCGGCAACTGCTCGAGATCGGCACCGAGCTCTACCGCCGGCTGGCCGGGCTGGGCGATCACGCCGGCAAGCTGGGCCGCGACCTGCACCGCGTGATCGAGGACTACAACGCCCTGGTCGGCACCCTGGAACGCCGCGTGTTCGTGACCGCCCGCAAGATGCAAGACCTCGACCTGGTCGACCACGACCTGCCCGCCCTCACCCCGCTGGAGTCCAGCCCCCGTCCGCTCACCGCCGACGAGCTGATCACCGGCCCGCCCCGGCCCACCGAACCCACGGTGCAGCTGCAACCGGACCAGGCCGACGCCCTCGACCCCGGCCACCGGGCGGCGCGTTGA
- a CDS encoding LysR family transcriptional regulator encodes MQELDLLDAFMRVYQRGSMTAAAAELGVSQPALTDRITRLEARLGVRLFERSRRGTRPTGEAERLAARVGEPLGRLREVMRPSGVRVLSGELRLGGPAEIVSLRVLPALAPLLGAGLRLDIRLGQAHELLADLASGANPLPDKDSGWDEGQRSGGRPGPGGCVRAGGRLESPLDLVISAIRPKLTGVTAVPLVDEEFLLIGTAAHARSIDPAELATEPVKALAHLPLVAYSGDLPIVRRYWLTLFGHRPPNRVALTVPDLRAVLAAVTAGTGISVLPRYIARPALEAASVQVLHRGEELPLNTVHLAWRTGEDDAQPLGLVREHLLRAARDWGTL; translated from the coding sequence GTGCAGGAACTGGACTTGCTGGACGCCTTCATGCGGGTCTACCAGCGTGGCTCGATGACCGCGGCGGCTGCGGAGCTCGGTGTGTCGCAGCCCGCCCTGACCGACCGGATCACGCGGCTGGAGGCCAGGCTGGGGGTGCGGCTGTTCGAGCGCTCGCGGCGGGGGACCCGGCCGACCGGGGAGGCCGAGCGCCTGGCGGCCCGGGTGGGTGAGCCGCTGGGGCGGTTACGTGAGGTGATGCGGCCCTCTGGCGTGCGCGTGCTTTCGGGGGAGTTGCGGCTGGGTGGGCCGGCCGAGATCGTTTCGCTGCGGGTTCTGCCCGCCCTCGCACCGCTGCTCGGGGCGGGACTGCGGCTGGACATCCGGCTGGGGCAGGCGCACGAGCTGCTGGCGGATCTGGCGTCCGGCGCGAATCCATTGCCTGATAAGGATTCTGGGTGGGACGAGGGCCAGCGATCCGGTGGACGCCCGGGGCCGGGTGGGTGCGTGAGGGCGGGCGGGCGCCTGGAAAGTCCGCTGGACCTGGTGATTTCGGCGATCCGCCCCAAGCTGACCGGTGTGACGGCGGTGCCGCTGGTGGATGAGGAGTTTCTCCTGATCGGCACCGCCGCGCACGCCCGCTCGATCGACCCGGCGGAGCTGGCCACCGAACCGGTCAAGGCTCTGGCCCATCTGCCGCTGGTGGCGTACTCAGGGGATCTGCCCATCGTGAGGCGTTACTGGCTGACCCTTTTCGGGCACCGGCCGCCCAACCGCGTGGCCCTGACCGTGCCGGACCTGCGTGCGGTGCTCGCAGCCGTGACGGCGGGCACGGGGATCAGCGTGCTGCCCCGCTACATCGCCCGCCCGGCCCTGGAGGCCGCGAGCGTGCAGGTGCTGCACCGGGGCGAGGAGCTGCCCCTGAACACCGTGCACCTGGCCTGGCGCACCGGGGAGGACGATGCCCAGCCGCTCGGCCTGGTGCGCGAGCACCTGCTGCGGGCGGCGCGGGACTGGGGGACGTTGTGA
- a CDS encoding nitroreductase/quinone reductase family protein — protein MAKILMVLSSADSLTLADGTSHPTGYWAEEVVRSHQVLTEAGIAVDIVTPGGRPAVPDQGSLAADAPETAGFRQYLDGIKDQLDRPKDLAKVSGADYDGVYLPGGHAPMTDLTDNRDLGRILTRALRKDQVVASLCHGAAGLLSADDTTGFPFAGLRITAFTDEEENQGGLGDRSPWFLATRLAERGAVLETGPAWSDTVVVQGKLITGQNPQSSVSTARAVVEALKDIPNGTALDLHGAAHIQRYRETGGADGHDWRYGTQILLLDSIGNKSGQQRTHALIYRPWNGAYLVVASAGGTDAPPAWSLNLQARPDTRIQVRDQIIPVRARVATAAEKPAMWAEMVDAWPDYDNYQERTDREIPIVVLEPTGEPRPA, from the coding sequence GTGGCAAAGATCCTGATGGTGCTCAGCTCGGCCGACAGCCTGACGCTGGCCGACGGCACCTCGCACCCCACCGGCTACTGGGCCGAGGAGGTCGTGCGCTCGCACCAGGTGCTCACCGAGGCCGGCATCGCGGTCGACATCGTCACGCCCGGCGGTCGCCCGGCCGTCCCGGACCAGGGCAGCCTGGCCGCGGATGCCCCGGAGACGGCGGGGTTCCGGCAGTACCTGGACGGCATCAAGGACCAGCTGGACCGGCCGAAAGACCTGGCCAAGGTGTCCGGCGCCGACTACGACGGCGTCTACCTGCCCGGCGGGCACGCCCCGATGACCGACCTCACCGACAACCGCGACCTCGGCCGCATCCTCACCCGGGCCCTGCGCAAGGACCAGGTGGTGGCCAGCCTCTGCCACGGCGCGGCCGGCCTGCTCAGCGCCGACGACACCACCGGCTTCCCCTTCGCCGGGCTGCGGATCACCGCCTTCACCGACGAGGAGGAGAACCAGGGCGGGCTGGGCGATCGCTCGCCGTGGTTCCTGGCCACCCGTCTGGCCGAGCGCGGCGCCGTGCTGGAGACCGGCCCGGCCTGGAGCGACACGGTCGTGGTGCAAGGAAAGCTGATCACCGGGCAGAACCCGCAGTCCAGTGTCAGCACCGCCCGGGCCGTGGTGGAGGCGCTGAAGGACATCCCGAACGGCACCGCGCTCGATCTGCACGGCGCCGCCCACATCCAGCGCTACCGCGAGACCGGCGGCGCCGACGGGCACGACTGGCGCTACGGCACCCAGATCCTGCTGCTCGACAGCATCGGCAACAAGTCCGGCCAGCAGCGCACCCACGCCCTGATCTACCGGCCGTGGAACGGCGCCTACCTGGTGGTGGCGTCGGCCGGCGGCACCGACGCCCCGCCCGCCTGGTCACTCAACCTCCAGGCCCGGCCGGACACCCGGATCCAGGTGCGGGACCAGATCATCCCGGTGCGGGCCCGCGTGGCCACAGCCGCGGAGAAGCCCGCGATGTGGGCCGAGATGGTCGACGCCTGGCCGGACTACGACAACTACCAGGAGCGGACCGACCGCGAGATCCCGATCGTGGTGCTGGAGCCGACGGGTGAGCCGCGCCCTGCCTGA
- the fdhA gene encoding formaldehyde dehydrogenase, glutathione-independent: protein MAGNRGVAYTGPGKVEVQDIDYPKLELQDGPGVHPDNIGRKCGHGVILKVATTNICGSDQHMVRGRTTAPRNLVLGHEILGEVVEAGPDVEFVKVGDLVSAPFNIACGRCRNCKEGKTGICLTVNPARPGAAYGYVDMGGWVGGQAEYVMVPYADFNLLRFPDRDQALAKLTDLTMLSDIFPTGYHGAVSAGVKPGSTVYVAGAGPVGLAAAAGAQLLGAAVVIVGDLNAERLAQAASFGCETVDVSKGDPKEQILQILGVPEVDCGVDAVGFEARGHGEGSSGEAPATVLNSLMEITAAGGALGIPGLYVTGDPGGVDDAAKVGALSLSLGTGWAKSLSFVTGQCPVMKYNYGLMQAILHDKVQIAKAVNATVISLDEAPQGYAEFDQGAARKYVIDPHGTVAA from the coding sequence ATGGCAGGCAACCGAGGCGTTGCGTACACGGGACCCGGCAAGGTCGAGGTCCAGGACATCGACTACCCCAAGCTGGAACTCCAGGACGGTCCGGGCGTGCATCCGGACAACATCGGCCGAAAATGCGGTCACGGTGTGATTCTCAAGGTCGCCACCACCAACATCTGTGGCAGCGACCAGCACATGGTGCGTGGTCGCACCACCGCCCCGCGCAACCTCGTGCTCGGTCACGAGATCCTCGGGGAGGTGGTGGAGGCCGGCCCGGACGTGGAGTTCGTCAAGGTCGGTGACCTGGTGTCCGCGCCCTTCAACATCGCCTGCGGGCGGTGCCGCAACTGCAAGGAGGGCAAGACCGGGATCTGCCTGACCGTGAACCCGGCCCGTCCCGGCGCGGCCTACGGCTACGTCGACATGGGCGGATGGGTCGGTGGTCAGGCCGAGTACGTGATGGTGCCCTACGCGGACTTCAACCTGCTGCGCTTCCCGGACCGGGATCAGGCCCTGGCGAAACTTACCGACCTGACCATGCTTTCGGACATCTTCCCGACCGGCTACCACGGTGCGGTCTCGGCCGGCGTGAAACCCGGCTCCACGGTGTACGTCGCGGGTGCCGGGCCGGTCGGCCTGGCCGCCGCGGCCGGGGCCCAGCTGCTCGGTGCGGCCGTGGTGATCGTCGGTGACCTGAACGCCGAGAGGCTGGCCCAGGCGGCGAGTTTCGGGTGCGAGACGGTGGACGTGTCGAAGGGCGACCCGAAGGAGCAGATTCTCCAGATCCTCGGGGTTCCCGAGGTGGACTGCGGGGTGGACGCCGTCGGCTTCGAGGCCCGCGGGCACGGGGAGGGCTCGTCCGGGGAGGCACCCGCCACGGTGCTGAACTCGCTGATGGAGATCACCGCGGCGGGCGGGGCGCTCGGCATCCCCGGCCTCTACGTCACCGGTGATCCCGGGGGCGTGGACGACGCCGCGAAGGTCGGCGCGCTGTCGCTCTCGCTCGGCACCGGCTGGGCCAAGTCGCTGTCGTTCGTCACCGGCCAGTGCCCGGTGATGAAGTACAACTACGGCCTGATGCAGGCGATCCTGCACGACAAGGTGCAGATCGCGAAGGCAGTGAACGCGACCGTGATCTCGCTCGACGAGGCCCCGCAGGGCTACGCCGAGTTCGACCAGGGCGCGGCGCGCAAGTACGTCATCGATCCGCACGGCACGGTGGCGGCCTGA
- a CDS encoding 4-hydroxy-3-methylbut-2-enyl diphosphate reductase, with protein sequence MTASSIASPAPTPDGAPADTKRVLLASPRGYCAGVDRAVLAVEKALEVHGAPVYVRKEIVHNRHVVTSLQNKGAIFVGETDDVPEGAIVVFSAHGVSPAVREAADRRQLHTIDATCPLVTKVHKEAVRFARGDFDILLIGHTGHEEVEGTAGEAPEHIQVVNSPDDVDGIEVRDPDKVVWLSQTTLSVDETMETVRRLKEKFPNLQNPPSDDICYATQNRQVAVKKIAPEADLVIVVGSRNSSNSVRLVEVALEYGARASHRIDFAAEIDESWLEGVNTVGVTSGASVPEILVQDVLAWLAERGYGRTEEVVTAQEDLLFSLPREIRRDMKAKAAAQQD encoded by the coding sequence GTGACCGCATCGAGCATCGCCTCCCCGGCCCCCACTCCCGACGGCGCGCCCGCCGACACCAAGCGGGTGCTGCTGGCCTCGCCGCGCGGCTACTGCGCCGGCGTCGACCGGGCCGTCCTCGCGGTGGAGAAGGCCCTGGAGGTGCACGGAGCCCCGGTGTACGTGCGCAAGGAGATCGTGCACAACCGGCACGTCGTCACCTCTTTGCAGAACAAGGGCGCGATCTTCGTCGGGGAGACCGACGACGTGCCCGAGGGCGCCATCGTGGTGTTCTCCGCCCACGGCGTGTCGCCCGCCGTGCGTGAGGCGGCCGACCGCCGTCAGCTGCACACCATCGACGCCACCTGCCCCCTGGTCACGAAGGTGCACAAGGAGGCCGTCCGGTTCGCCCGGGGCGACTTCGACATCCTGCTGATCGGCCACACCGGTCACGAGGAGGTCGAGGGCACCGCCGGCGAGGCGCCCGAGCACATCCAGGTGGTGAACTCTCCCGACGACGTCGACGGCATCGAGGTGCGCGACCCCGACAAGGTGGTGTGGCTGTCGCAGACCACGCTCTCGGTCGACGAGACGATGGAGACGGTGCGGCGGCTCAAGGAGAAGTTCCCCAACCTCCAGAACCCGCCGAGCGACGACATCTGCTACGCCACGCAGAACCGTCAGGTCGCGGTGAAGAAGATCGCGCCGGAGGCCGACCTGGTCATCGTCGTCGGCTCGCGCAACTCGTCCAACTCGGTGCGCCTGGTGGAGGTGGCGCTGGAGTACGGCGCCCGGGCCTCGCACCGCATCGACTTCGCCGCGGAGATCGACGAGTCCTGGCTGGAGGGCGTGAACACGGTCGGTGTCACCTCCGGCGCCTCGGTGCCGGAGATCCTGGTGCAGGACGTGCTGGCCTGGCTGGCCGAGCGGGGTTACGGGCGCACCGAGGAGGTCGTGACCGCGCAGGAAGACCTGCTGTTCTCGCTGCCCCGCGAGATCCGTCGCGACATGAAGGCCAAGGCCGCGGCCCAGCAGGACTGA
- the xseA gene encoding exodeoxyribonuclease VII large subunit: MSDTPRKIPATAGETTAEHPWPVRLLSSKLTDYVARSPAVWVEGQVVQLTRRPGQTTCYLTLRDPDVDLSFSVSTHVRVLDALPTPLRDGSRVVMRARAQLYPRRGSLSLFAEQIRPVGVGELLAQLEHLRRLLAAEGLFAASRKRALPFLPRTVGLICGRASAAERDVVENARRRWPAVRFDIRAVAVQGPKAVEDVVGALRALEADPDVDVIVIARGGGSVEDLLPFSNEALLRVVSACRTPIVSAIGHEVDKPLLDDVADLAASTPTDAAKRIVPDVEAELDGIRQTRLRARNALRARILGELGTVAALRSRPVLADPHRLLTAQADLVAGQRERAARALRNRLSHAHQDVDHLRQRVRALSPMQTMARGYAVVQLADGQVVRSPAQAPAGEPLRVRVHEGEFAARVTTPADNTP, translated from the coding sequence GTGAGCGACACACCCCGGAAGATCCCGGCCACGGCGGGTGAGACCACAGCGGAACATCCCTGGCCGGTGCGGCTGCTGTCGTCCAAGCTCACCGACTATGTGGCCAGGTCACCGGCGGTCTGGGTGGAGGGCCAGGTGGTGCAGCTCACGCGCAGACCCGGACAGACCACCTGCTACCTCACCCTGCGTGATCCGGACGTGGACCTGTCGTTCAGCGTGAGCACGCACGTGCGGGTGCTCGACGCCCTGCCCACCCCGTTGCGCGACGGCTCCCGCGTGGTCATGCGGGCCCGGGCCCAGCTCTATCCGCGCCGCGGGTCGCTCAGCCTGTTCGCCGAGCAGATCCGCCCGGTCGGGGTCGGCGAACTGCTCGCCCAGCTGGAGCACCTGCGCCGGCTGCTGGCGGCCGAGGGCCTGTTCGCCGCCTCGCGCAAGCGCGCGCTCCCGTTCCTCCCCCGCACCGTGGGCCTGATCTGTGGACGCGCGTCGGCGGCGGAACGGGACGTGGTCGAGAACGCCAGGCGACGCTGGCCCGCCGTCCGCTTCGACATCCGGGCGGTCGCGGTGCAGGGCCCGAAGGCGGTGGAGGACGTCGTGGGGGCGCTGCGGGCGCTCGAGGCCGATCCGGACGTCGATGTGATCGTGATCGCCCGGGGCGGGGGCTCGGTCGAAGACCTGCTGCCGTTCAGCAACGAGGCCCTGCTGCGGGTGGTCTCGGCCTGCCGCACGCCGATCGTCAGCGCGATCGGGCACGAGGTGGACAAGCCCCTGCTCGACGACGTGGCCGACCTGGCGGCCTCCACCCCGACCGACGCGGCCAAGCGGATCGTGCCGGACGTGGAGGCCGAGCTGGACGGCATCCGGCAGACCCGGCTGCGGGCCCGGAACGCCCTGCGGGCGCGCATTCTCGGCGAGCTCGGCACCGTCGCCGCCCTGCGCTCCCGGCCGGTGCTGGCCGACCCGCACCGCCTGCTCACCGCCCAGGCCGATCTGGTCGCCGGGCAACGGGAACGGGCCGCCCGGGCTCTGCGCAACCGGCTGTCGCACGCCCACCAGGACGTGGACCACCTGCGGCAGCGGGTGCGGGCGCTGTCGCCGATGCAGACCATGGCCCGCGGCTACGCGGTGGTGCAGCTGGCCGACGGGCAGGTGGTGCGCTCCCCGGCCCAGGCCCCGGCCGGCGAGCCCCTGCGCGTCCGGGTGCACGAGGGCGAGTTCGCCGCCCGCGTGACGACACCCGCCGACAACACGCCCTAG
- a CDS encoding exodeoxyribonuclease VII small subunit, producing MTPPRQKKTAPEETGPPDLAAQEAAALDAELAELSYEQARDELVVVVRRLESGAETLEESLALWERGEALARRCETWLAGAQAKLDARQPATDQDG from the coding sequence GTGACCCCGCCCCGTCAGAAGAAGACCGCCCCGGAGGAGACCGGCCCGCCCGACCTGGCCGCGCAGGAGGCAGCCGCCCTGGACGCCGAGCTGGCGGAGCTCTCCTACGAGCAGGCCCGTGACGAACTGGTCGTCGTGGTGCGCCGGCTGGAGAGCGGCGCGGAGACCCTGGAGGAGTCGCTGGCCCTGTGGGAACGCGGCGAGGCCCTGGCCCGGCGCTGCGAGACCTGGCTGGCCGGCGCCCAGGCGAAACTGGATGCCCGGCAGCCCGCTACGGACCAGGACGGCTGA
- a CDS encoding TetR/AcrR family transcriptional regulator, giving the protein MRAGVELLETSGPESLGLREIARRAGVSHGAPRRWFPTRQQLLAAIAREGLGDLTAVLTEALDAAGPVPERLLAAAHAYVGFARERPGMFRLIFRHDLLSGSGYALRELSVPLLGQLVGVITAGYPTMDDARERGVLLWTHVHGIATVAADLTLEPMGLDAGIGGLVERAVRGQLPA; this is encoded by the coding sequence GTGCGGGCCGGGGTCGAGCTGCTGGAGACCTCCGGCCCGGAGAGCCTCGGGCTACGCGAGATCGCCCGTCGGGCAGGGGTTTCGCACGGAGCGCCGCGCCGTTGGTTCCCCACACGTCAGCAACTGCTGGCCGCGATCGCCCGGGAGGGGCTGGGCGACCTGACCGCGGTGCTGACCGAGGCGCTGGACGCGGCCGGCCCGGTGCCGGAGCGCCTGCTCGCGGCGGCCCACGCCTACGTCGGGTTCGCCCGGGAACGGCCGGGCATGTTCCGCCTGATCTTCCGGCACGACCTGCTTTCCGGCAGCGGTTACGCGTTGCGTGAGCTGTCGGTGCCGTTGCTCGGGCAGCTCGTCGGGGTGATCACCGCCGGGTACCCGACCATGGACGACGCCCGCGAGCGCGGTGTGCTGCTGTGGACCCATGTGCACGGCATCGCGACGGTCGCGGCCGATCTCACTCTGGAGCCGATGGGGCTCGACGCCGGGATCGGGGGACTGGTGGAGCGGGCGGTGCGGGGGCAGTTGCCGGCCTGA
- a CDS encoding lysophospholipid acyltransferase family protein, giving the protein MLLAPFVWLFGRPVVEGLENVPREGAAILAPNHLSFSDSLFLVLTSRRRVTFLAKSEYFTGRGLTGRCRRWFFVRAGQIPVDRSNPAQAVSSLARARKILADGGVWGIFPEGTRSPDGRLHRGRTGAIRVALDTGAPVIPVVLRGTDRVNPPGTRIWRPGRVRVTFCPPMDLSAHHGQGKNRQLVRQLTDELMQTLAARGDQEYVDVYAASVKNTVR; this is encoded by the coding sequence GTGCTGTTGGCACCGTTCGTGTGGCTGTTCGGCCGCCCGGTGGTCGAAGGGCTGGAGAACGTGCCGCGGGAGGGGGCGGCGATCCTGGCCCCGAACCACCTGTCGTTCTCCGACTCGCTGTTCCTCGTCCTGACCTCGCGCCGCCGGGTCACCTTCCTGGCCAAGAGCGAGTACTTCACCGGGCGTGGCCTGACCGGGCGCTGCCGGCGCTGGTTCTTCGTCCGGGCCGGGCAGATCCCGGTCGACCGTTCCAACCCCGCGCAGGCCGTGTCCTCTCTCGCCCGGGCCAGGAAAATCCTTGCCGACGGCGGGGTCTGGGGCATCTTCCCGGAGGGCACGCGCTCGCCGGACGGGCGTCTGCACCGGGGCAGGACCGGGGCGATCCGGGTGGCGCTCGACACCGGGGCGCCGGTGATCCCGGTGGTGCTGCGCGGCACCGACCGGGTGAACCCGCCGGGCACCCGGATCTGGCGGCCGGGACGCGTGCGGGTCACCTTCTGCCCGCCGATGGACCTGTCCGCGCATCACGGGCAGGGCAAGAACCGGCAGCTGGTGCGGCAACTCACCGACGAGCTGATGCAGACCCTGGCGGCCCGGGGCGATCAGGAGTACGTCGACGTCTACGCGGCCTCGGTGAAGAACACTGTCCGCTGA
- a CDS encoding DUF4245 domain-containing protein has translation MTETPSPSSPADTSPSPAPSAPGAQAVGSAAERSAEHRRKSLSTRPQDMLISMAVIVGIVLLLLLIVPRPNKVPEHNIDVSSAALGAKGTLGFDPVNPDLPDGWTARAAGLESGTTDGIATWQLTFTTPTGTYAGIQQAEDVTKAWESRQVTDGQENGTESIGGVQWVVRSREDRGTISLVNRGDDGITTVVTGTASETEMDEFATAVAAELD, from the coding sequence GTGACCGAGACGCCCAGCCCCAGCAGTCCCGCCGACACGTCGCCGTCGCCCGCCCCGTCGGCGCCGGGCGCGCAGGCGGTCGGCTCGGCCGCCGAGCGCAGTGCGGAGCACCGGCGCAAGTCGCTCAGCACCCGCCCGCAAGACATGCTGATCTCGATGGCCGTGATCGTCGGCATCGTGCTTCTGCTGCTGCTCATCGTGCCCCGCCCGAACAAGGTGCCGGAGCACAACATCGATGTCTCCTCGGCCGCCCTGGGCGCCAAGGGGACGCTCGGGTTCGACCCGGTGAACCCGGACCTGCCGGACGGCTGGACCGCCCGCGCCGCCGGGCTGGAGAGCGGCACCACCGACGGAATCGCCACCTGGCAGCTCACCTTCACCACCCCGACCGGAACCTATGCCGGCATCCAGCAGGCCGAGGACGTCACCAAGGCCTGGGAGTCGCGTCAGGTCACCGACGGGCAGGAGAACGGCACCGAGTCGATCGGTGGGGTGCAGTGGGTGGTGCGCAGCCGGGAGGACCGGGGCACCATCAGCCTGGTGAACCGCGGTGACGACGGCATCACCACCGTGGTCACCGGAACCGCGAGCGAGACGGAGATGGACGAGTTCGCCACCGCTGTGGCGGCCGAGCTGGACTGA